From Pseudovibrio sp. Tun.PSC04-5.I4, a single genomic window includes:
- a CDS encoding ParB/RepB/Spo0J family partition protein, whose protein sequence is MTKTANTKLLSNVPVSKLTLSALNPRQNVDHSEIEMLAQSIKACGLIQNLVGYPEGDSIGIVAGGRRLRALQVLQESKDILPNYAVPVRLAATEEQAIEWANAENTARKDLNPAEEIKAYGVMEAKGHAPEKIAIAFAQTVRHVKGRLRLAGLAQCILDALEAEKITLDIAAAYTVSSDQEKQAEVFGRLNGQWNGDQLHTIKRSLMDEVGEANDSRAVFVGREAYEAAGGAIREDLFGEDAYYLDSDLLEQLAIDKLEAIRQKQLAQGWKWASASIDLPEICERQRLTRLFAEDVRLTEEQEERRQALIDAENEERATSEELEELETFCELQFLPAQKSVAGVFIAIGYHGELRIEKGYVAEQDQAAAVETGVLKEPKDVAGNSNEPESKEYSQALIEDMNAIRTGAMQEAILGDPELAKDIAIFAMITKSYEGDLPCKIQSGTWRNEAEDHGQNLPEELTATDETRIYGEDVAQSFAAFRLKSEQEKATLLTNAVACSFAARVGGQVPFVELVADTVELDPRKTWTPNSTFFKRLKSGQLDEVKSYIDGKPVGAEFASMKKGDKVARLHGLFNNEADRNGLSIEAKERIANWMPECLKTQYQAPATIEEASEKIAA, encoded by the coding sequence ATGACCAAGACCGCAAATACAAAGCTGCTTTCCAACGTACCAGTATCCAAGCTCACCCTGTCAGCGCTCAACCCTCGCCAGAACGTAGACCACAGCGAGATTGAAATGCTGGCCCAGTCTATCAAGGCGTGCGGCTTGATTCAGAACCTTGTCGGGTACCCTGAAGGGGATAGCATCGGGATCGTTGCAGGAGGTCGCCGCCTTCGTGCCTTGCAAGTCCTGCAGGAGAGCAAGGATATCCTTCCAAACTACGCCGTTCCTGTGCGCCTTGCAGCGACCGAGGAACAGGCAATTGAGTGGGCCAATGCAGAAAACACCGCCCGTAAAGACCTCAATCCAGCAGAAGAGATTAAAGCCTATGGCGTGATGGAGGCAAAAGGCCATGCACCTGAAAAGATTGCCATCGCTTTTGCCCAGACCGTGCGCCATGTCAAAGGACGCTTGCGCCTTGCTGGACTTGCGCAGTGCATCCTTGACGCGCTGGAAGCTGAAAAGATTACGCTTGATATCGCGGCGGCTTATACGGTTTCCAGCGATCAGGAAAAGCAAGCGGAAGTGTTTGGCCGCTTGAATGGGCAATGGAATGGGGATCAGCTTCACACGATCAAACGCAGTCTTATGGATGAGGTTGGAGAGGCTAACGACAGCCGAGCGGTGTTTGTTGGGCGAGAGGCGTATGAAGCAGCAGGGGGAGCAATCCGCGAAGACCTGTTTGGGGAGGATGCTTATTATCTGGACAGCGACCTATTGGAACAGCTCGCCATTGATAAGCTTGAAGCGATCCGCCAGAAGCAACTTGCACAGGGCTGGAAGTGGGCCAGCGCCAGTATTGACCTACCGGAGATTTGCGAGCGCCAGAGGCTCACGCGTCTATTTGCTGAAGATGTGCGCTTAACCGAGGAACAGGAAGAGCGCAGACAGGCTCTTATTGATGCTGAGAATGAGGAGCGGGCAACATCAGAAGAGCTTGAGGAATTGGAAACGTTCTGTGAGCTTCAATTTCTCCCCGCTCAAAAGAGCGTTGCCGGTGTCTTTATCGCGATTGGCTATCATGGAGAGCTGCGCATAGAAAAAGGTTATGTTGCGGAGCAGGATCAGGCCGCAGCGGTTGAAACCGGTGTGCTGAAGGAGCCTAAAGACGTTGCAGGCAACTCAAATGAGCCGGAAAGCAAAGAGTACTCGCAAGCCCTGATTGAAGATATGAACGCCATCCGTACCGGTGCCATGCAAGAAGCAATTTTAGGTGATCCAGAGCTTGCCAAAGACATTGCGATTTTCGCGATGATCACGAAAAGCTATGAAGGCGACTTGCCTTGTAAAATCCAGTCTGGGACGTGGCGCAATGAGGCTGAAGACCATGGCCAGAACCTACCTGAAGAACTAACAGCTACAGATGAGACCCGTATTTATGGGGAAGACGTTGCACAGAGCTTTGCTGCATTCCGCCTGAAGAGCGAGCAGGAGAAAGCAACGCTTCTCACCAATGCGGTAGCGTGCTCATTTGCAGCGCGTGTGGGCGGACAAGTCCCGTTTGTTGAGCTTGTGGCCGACACAGTAGAGCTTGACCCGCGCAAGACATGGACCCCGAACAGTACGTTTTTCAAACGGCTTAAGTCCGGCCAGCTGGACGAGGTGAAGAGCTACATTGACGGCAAACCAGTAGGAGCAGAATTTGCCAGCATGAAGAAAGGCGACAAGGTGGCCCGCCTTCATGGGCTGTTTAACAACGAAGCAGACCGTAACGGCCTATCTATTGAGGCCAAAGAACGCATTGCAAACTGGATGCCTGAGTGTTTGAAAACCCAGTATCAGGCACCAGCTACCATTGAAGAAGCAAGTGAAAAGATCGCCGCTTAA
- a CDS encoding type II toxin-antitoxin system prevent-host-death family antitoxin has translation MKEYTFTQINRECGSVLDDAMKQPVTLCKNGKPKIVMIPYEAYEEASNNQAAYKLGEEPPEVSALLDEGLDNILKDDD, from the coding sequence ATGAAAGAATATACGTTCACCCAGATTAATAGAGAGTGCGGCAGCGTATTGGACGATGCAATGAAGCAGCCGGTCACCCTGTGCAAGAATGGAAAGCCCAAAATCGTAATGATCCCTTATGAGGCTTACGAAGAAGCGAGCAATAACCAAGCCGCTTACAAGTTAGGGGAAGAGCCACCAGAGGTTTCCGCCCTTCTGGATGAGGGATTAGATAACATACTGAAAGATGACGACTAA